Proteins found in one Triticum aestivum cultivar Chinese Spring chromosome 4D, IWGSC CS RefSeq v2.1, whole genome shotgun sequence genomic segment:
- the LOC123100758 gene encoding polyubiquitin-like, whose product MAQCPAPTPGKMQIFVKTFTGRTVTLNVESSDTIGNVKAKIHHKEDFQPYQQCLIFSGKRLEDGRTLADYGIQKGVTLHSEPRFPGHIKISVRSLNGKMMTSQVHPSDTIGAMKAMFLFEHHLIFNGKQLEETRTFADYDIQDGSTLDDFRLHAGMKININVLDNPLYVESSDTIDSVKAKINDEYGIPLAQQRLEFHRIRRTSGFHPYSILQGIRTLADYNIQNGATLDLIVCHRPRPMQIFVKNLGGKTLTFNVQSSDTIRSVKEKIQQVDGIDPASQRLIFSGWQLEDSFTLAEYNIQHESTFHLCLRLYSCAKCPGTHH is encoded by the coding sequence atgcagatctttgtgaagaccttCACTGGCAGGACCGTCACTCTTAATGTTGAAAGTTCAGATACTATCGGCAATGTGAAAGCTAAGATTCATCATAAGGAGGATTTTCAACCATACCAACAGTGTCTCATATTTTCTGGCAAGCGGCTGGAGGACGGTCGCACCTTGGCCGACTATGGCATCCAAAAGGGGGTTACCCTTCATTCTGAACCCCGCTTCCCCGGACATATTAAGATTTCTGTGAGGAGCCTTAATGGAAAAATGATGACCTCGCAGGTCCATCCATCAGATACCATCGGTGCTATGAAGGCAATGTTTTTGTTTGAACACCACCTTATCTTCAATGGGAAACAACTGGAGGAAACCCGTACTTTCGCTGATTATGATATCCAGGATGGATCTACTCTTGATGATTTCCGCCTCCATGCAGGGATGAAAATCAACATCAATGTGTTAGACAACCCTCTCTATGTTGAGAGCTCAGATACTATCGACAGTGTCAAGGCAAAGATTAATGATGAGTACGGTATCCCTCTAGCCCAACAGCGCCTCGAGTTTCACAGGATAAGGAGGACGTCCGGATTTCATCCATACTCTATCTTACAGGGCATCCGTACTTTGGCCGATTATAACATCCAGAATGGAGCCACTCTCGACCTTATCGTCTGCCACCGACCCAGGCcgatgcagatcttcgtcaagaatTTGGGAGGAAAGACCTTGACGTTTAATGTTCAGAGCTCAGATACCATCCGCAGTGTCAAGGAGAAAATTCAGCAGGTGGACGGTATTGACCCGGCAAGCCAACGCCTCATCTTTTCCGGGTGGCAGTTGGAGGATAGCTTCACACTGGCAGAATACAATATCCAGCATGAATCCACTTTTCATCTTTGCCTCCGCCTTTATTCATGTGCTAAATGTCCAGGAACCCATCACTAG